ATTTCTTTTAATTTGCAAAAACTTTTCTCACACTCATCATTCCACAAGAAAGGGTTGTCTTTGCGAGTTAGTTGTGTCAGGGGAACAGCAATTTTcgcaaaatctttaatgaatcttcggtagtatcctgctaagCCGAGAAAACTTCTGATTTCTGTGATGTTGATTGGTTGTTTCCAACGAGATATGGCTTCTATTTTTGCAGGATCTACTTCCAGTCCTTTCTTAGAAATAAAGTGGCCAAGAAATGACACTTTTtttagccaaaattcacacttactgaatttggcatacaattgatgctctttcaaagttttgagaATCAATCGTAGATGTTGAGCATGTTCCTCATGACTTcttgaaaatatcaaaatgtcatctatgaatatGACAACGAATTTGTCCAAGAATGGTTGAAATATTCGATGCATCATGTCCATGAAAGCTGCAGGGGCGTTGGTTAATCCGAATGGCATTAccacaaactcgtagtgtccataacGAGTATTAAAAGCCGTTTTGGAGATGTCATCCTCCTTAATCCTCAATTGGTAATATCCTTGCCGTAAATCAAGTTTTGAATATACTTGAGATCCTTGTAAAACATCAAACAATTCTTCGATATGTGGCAGAGGATATTTGTTTTTGATGGTAACATTGTTAAgttctcgataatcaatgcacatccttagagttccatctttctttttgacaaataatACAGGAGCACCCCATGGAGATGTACTAGGCCGGACGTACTTCTTGTCCATGAGCTCTTGTAATTGAAGTTTTAATTCTTTTAACTCTGAAGGTGCCATTCGATATGGAGTTTTTGATCTGGGTTGTGCTCCAGGTATTAGATCAATGGAAAACTCTACGTCTCTTTGAGGAGGTAAAGTATTGATCTCTTCAGGAAAAacctctgggaattcttgtacAACTGAGATTTCTGAGATTTTGAGTTGATCTTTTggcttatttatcaaataagctAGAAATCCTTGTCCGTTGTCTTTTAATATAGCCCTAGCTTCTGTTGTTGATACTATTCCCATAGTATGGTTAGCTTTGGAAATGATTGGATGAGAAGTTTGAAGATAAACTTCTTTTGTGTAGCAATTGAGTTGGGCTTGGTGTCTaaataaccaatccattccaagaataaTATCATAGCTCTTGATAGGCAATTCAATCAAATCTGCTAGATATTCTTGTTCTTGGAAGTTTAAGGGACAGTTTCTGTAAACGATGTCAGTAATCATCGTTGTCCCTAAAGGTGAGCTAATTTCGAAGCTATATGGTAGCTGTTCAAATAATAGTGGTAATTTATGTGCAAAAACTTTTgagataaaagaatgagtagctccTGGATCAAATAAAGTTTTTGCAGAACTGGATAATATGGTAACAGTACCTTCTACGACTGCAGTGGGGTCAACTTCCTCCTCTTGGTTTCCTAAGAGGGCATAGGCTCGAGCAGGTATCTTTGACTTTGTTGTGGGTTGAGTCTTTTGCGTTCTTTTTGGACAATCTTGAATACGGTGTTGCTCACTTCCGCAAATAAGACATTTCCCACTTTTTCTCCAACACTTTTCTTCTTCATGATTTGGTAATCCACAATATCCACACTTTTTATTGTTgtttcttggaacttttccTTTGACAGCTTCTCCTTGCCCGACTTGTtgtgttttcttttcaaattttcttttccGGTTATCCTCAAAAAAATTGGGCTTTctgattttcttttcttcttcttcttttttaagAAGTGTCTTTATGTCTTCTTCCACTCGTAGGGCTTGATTAACAGCAGAAACATAACTGGTAACTTCTGTGGACAGCGTTGCCCAACGGATATCGAGCTTTAATCCTTGGAcaaattttttcctttttcttacCTCATCTTCCATGTAATGTGGTGCATAATGTATAAGACGGTGGAATTCTGCCTCATATTGAGCTACGGTCATGTCACCTTGGACTAAATCCATAAATTCACGTTCTCGGGTATTTAATATAACTTGAGTTATATATTTACCTTCGAACTCTTGCAGAAAATTTTCCCACGTTTTTGGGGTGTGATTCTTTGTCCACCTATGTTCCACTGTACGCCACCAGTTATGAGCTGCTTCTTCAAATAAATAAGTGGAAAAATTCACCTTTTGTTCTTCAGGATATTTGAGAATAGAgaatattttgttgattttgcttAGCCAAGATTCTGCTTGACAAGCATCTGATTTTCCTTCAAACTTTGGTGGTTtgaatctcaaaaatctctcaagagCTCTATCATTTGTCTCAAGGTGATGTTCTTGAGCTTGATCATGAGGTCGTGGTTGATTTTGTTGACAAAACTGCACAAATTGAtgcattatttcaaacatattttGCATGTTTTGTTCTTCGGGGGGATTGTGTTGAGCGTTTCTGGAATTTCCACCAGTTGCCGAGTTGTGGTCATCTTGAGGAGGGATGTCTTGTCCGATTCTGGCTTGAGTACTATTTTGTGAAGACGTCATTCTAAACATATGAATATAAAACATGAACATATCTTGCAATGAATATACATAGTTATGTCAGAGGGTAAACAGTCAGTTTTATTtataaacaagacatgtttcaaatatttaCAATACCCAAGCAAATATAATCAAAACAAGCAAACTGGGTCATCATGCCTACAAAAAATGATGACCATGATAATCATCATGCCTACAAAAGATGATGATTATTACTACTAGTTATATACTATTGTTCAAaagtcattgtcttcattcgTCGTTGGAGAGATCTATAAAAGTGGTGTGGCTTGATCCTTCATTTGTTCCCGTGGTTCCCATGATAACATTTTCATCCGTATTCGGCCGTGATGTATGTGGTTCAACTAGGTCTGGTTCATAAATAAGCTCATTTTCATTTTCACTTTCCGGTAGGATAGTCATTGGAAGAAATTCATCTACTCCAAACACAAAGTTTTCCCACATAGGGTCAGGAAGAAATTCAACTTCTGGTGACTGCAACAGATTATCTTTTATCATAAAAGGGTCTTGATCTATTGATGGGTTCATGATTCCAGAATATTCTGCAAAAGGGGCTGGTACATATTCTGGAATACTACTACCTTCGGTTTCAAATGTGCTAGTGATGGGAGGGGCTGTGGTCTGATTTGTGTAAGATGGACCGATAACACCAGGTTCCATCCCGTTGATAGATTGATAAACCAGTTCACGCCCATGCATGATTAAGTGGTCAATGTGGATCGAAGGGTGTGATACTCCTTTTAAGAAACTAATCAAACCTCGGTCATAAAATTCGTGCATGTCTAGCAAGTATATAAGAGTGCGGTCTCTTTCATACAGTATATGACCTAATTCGCCCTGATATGCTAGATTATCAGCCATCATCCGTTCTTCGATAAACCCATGAAAAGTTTCAGTTGTTCCAAAGGTTTCAAAATGCTCCCGATACATATTCACTAAACATTTCAAGTCTGAGTTTTCTTTGCTTAATTTTTTCTATTTCTTCCTCCATTTGTTtgatgattatactttgtttttTCTTTGATGTCCCACTAGACTCCGTCATCCTGAAAGGAAAACATTTCAATTATGAAGACAACATAAAGATTATAATAAACCTTAGGTTCCTGTTTCTAGACTCTAGGCTTTAAGAAACCTAGGCTCTTAAGAAacctaggctctgataccacctctgTGGCGCCCGGTTtaggaattcataattattcccttactaggtgccacatttaccttcaatcttttttttattgaacttatattttattttttaccattattattattagaaagatattgtagataaaaatttgaatattttctatAACAATTTAAGgattatctacaaatatttacattcttatttcaaatatgtacaattattttacagcggaagtctaacattcatttataaacagatcatcTCAACATTCaaatgctcttatttcagcttcagttattttcctcttgttccaattcgggggttcctgtgtctggaaattacaatagacgaaaagaaacagagggttaagtctttgaggacttagtgagtttaaatcaatatatggcttttaaataacacttcatcataattatacatgaaataataggaataaaaatttagatattatgaatgatatgcaatgaaataatagttaaatgaaaattccataaattaacattggtggttctaattgagcactttttgcgagccgggtgaaccattctccggaccgaaatattcggtgcgcgttgttcagatgaaccatatacccgggacttttgacccgttgttcattggactcattttccgggccgaagccacgttgtccagtggactcaatttccggaccgaaatccgttgtccatgactccattcattcattcattcatgatatatcaatccattcataaatatgcaagaaaatatatcagtaattgaaatgaacaatggatgatatttgaacattaaataaatgctattgaaatttccaggccaaatgccaagggctttaatagaagaatgaatagtaatttcctCACCTGATAACTTACAATTTAGGCTTGATTAATACTCCGAGTTCCTGGATCAAgtcctaaaaatatattatgaatgatatttacaTGTTAGAGTTTTTAAGTAACTATCTGATCATTTTCAGattatttttttgttcaaaatttaatccGGTGGATTTTAATTAAGTTTCAAAAATCCATATTAATTAGAAGGTATATCCAAATATTACGAAAGTTGGTCAAAAAGTCGGAAATAACCTCAGGGACGTTCGGCTGCCGGAAATTTGCCGTTCCGGCGGCGCGTGTGATACACGCGCCGATGGTGCCGGCGCGTGGATGGCCGTCCGGTGGCCACGCGCGGCCCGTTTTTTTCCAGAATGTGTATCttttcatgatcttgaattctcGTATTGAAAGTTTTGTCAAATTCTTAACCGAACGATACCAGAATTAAATATCGTCGTGTGGCTAACGGAGGTACTCCGGCATTCCGGAAATCTTAGTTCCGGCCATATTTTGGGACGACGGACGATATGTACTtcatctatgcaacaagaggtACAACTTTGTTATTAAAGTCGACCTCTAGTTTTGTGTGTAACTATAAGAAAAATAAGCGAAAAGTACCTAGCTTGAATACGGGATACCGTTGCCGATTTGCGGAATATCTTTGTTGAATTTCCTTGTTTTCGGTCGATCTTCTTACGCCACCTCCAGTGCTATATTGTTTTATGATATGAGGTGAATAGTTGGTGATTTATCGGGATTTTTCGGAAAGGGTATGGCTtttccttctatttttttttttttctcttttttctttcttttctttcctcttctctctttctttcttcctcccctttcttttctctcggCCGATATGTGGTTTTGGAGGAATGGAGTCGGCTATATATAGCCGAATTTCATGATTatcctttaatttttattattattttttttttttattattattattttattattatacttattaattatttattaaatagaaaaaatctcatgtttatccaaatttaatattattatattcgtgtatccaattattgaacctaattaTCTTATATTGAACTCAATAATTAGTGtaattaattacttaacatatatgttgagtttaattataatattttattatattttattatattttgggtatttgattttggaaAAAGCACCTCATagtgcttgatgaatttttaagtgtattgtgatgtattttaatgtatttctagatactttggacaaataaaatttgtaccgaaaaaataatgaaattaataaatttatactaataaactttaatttatgcacctttGTTTTTAGGGTGTCACACTTTCTTTCCTTCTTCTCGGTTCTCTCTCTTTCGTCATTTTCTTTTGGTTAGAAGTGCAGTATATATAGCCGTGGGTTTTAAGTTTATcgttattaattttattattttatttattttttatttattaaatagaaaaaatctcatgtttatccaaatttaatattattatatccgtgtatctaattattgaacctaattatcttatattgaacttaataattattgtaattgtgaggcccggggccgaagagggcggagggtgatcgccggtgccatgagattgcacggacaatgagcggctcttggcaggcttctaggtggatggaacatgaatgaaccgataccacaccggaatgagagggattccgagactgttcaatgtaatggactatacagttgaagagggcttaaaagatttgatttgtactacttatatcacgaaggtgcatcttcttttcggtagctcatcacataagaactccaaagttaagcgtgcttgacttggggcaattttgggatgggtgacctcctgggaagttttctagggtgcgtgtgagtgagtaCATAAGTAcgttggaaagactcgtctcGATACAGTGAGGAcggtcgtcgaatctggggtgttacagtgattaattacttaacatatatgttgagtttaattataatattttattatattttgggtatttgattttgaaatgagAACCTTATagtgcttgatgaatttttaagtgtattgtgatgtattttaatgtatttctagatactttggacaaataaaatttgtaccgaaaaataatgtgataaaattttaaaagtgaaaataataaaatttatactaataaaAATGCATTTATTCACCTTTGTTTTTAGGGTGTCACAATATCCCCTCCTTTTAAAAATCTGGTCCCCAGGTCCCCAGATTTAAGAGTTATTGGAATAAATGAGGATATTGACATCTCATATCTTTCTCTGTTTCTCACGTTGCTTCTTCAATGTTGTGGTTTTTCCATAAGACTTTTACCAACTGAATTGGTCGACCACGAAGTTCCTTTATTCTTTGGTCCAAAATCTTCACAGGTTGTTCTTCATATGTTAGATTTTCTTCCAGATCTATCTGTTGGTGGTCAATCAATTGGGCTGAGTCTAATTTAAATTTCCTTAATTGTGATACGTGGAATACGTTATGTATACCAGATATATTTTCAGGTAGAGATAGACGATAAGCCACAGTGCCTATTCGTTCTATCACTTCAAAGGGTCCAACAAATCGAGGATGCAACTTTCCCTTCTTTCAAGTACGCTTGATTCCTTTTCTTGGTGATACTTTGTGTAATACGTAATTTCTgacttcaaatttcaaatctttcCGCCTCTTATCTGCATAACTGTTCTGTCGACTTTGAGCTGTTTGTATTCGTTGCCTGATAAGTTGTATTTTGTCGATATATTCTTGTGTAATGTCAGGCCTGATTGCTCGTTCTTATCCATTCTTTGTGCCTTTCCATTCATCCATATCCCAGTTAAGAGGAGAGCGACATTTTCTTGCATATAATGCTTCATATGGCGccatttttattgaggattgataactattgttatatGAAAATTCAACTAGAGGCAAATGTTTTACCCAGTTTGCCCCAAAATCCAGCACACATGCGCGAAGCATGTCTTCCAATATTTGAATGGTTCgttcagactgaccatcggtttgcgGATGTGCTGCTGTGCTAAAATTTAATTTGGTACCAAGGCATTCCTGAAGTTTTATCCATAATCTTGACGTAAACTttggatctctgtcagatactATGATAGTGGGAATACCATGTAACCGTATAATTTCCTTCTGATAGAGTTCAGCCAGTTTTTCCACCCCATATTTGTGACCTATGGGTATGAAATATGCTGACTTGGTCAAGCGATCAACGATCACCCATATACTATTAAAACCTCCTGGGAGCTGGGGTAATCCGGTCGCAAAATCCATAGTTatttgatcccatttccattctggtatAGGAAGTGGTTGCAAAAgacctgctggtctttgatgttcagccTTTATCATTTGGCAAGATAGGCATTGTGAAATGAAATCTGCAATATCTCGTTTCATTCCTTTCCACCAGAAGTGTTTTTTAATCTCTTGGTACATCTTAGATCCTCCTGGATGAATGCTGATCCGAGACTGATGTGATTTTCCATTATTTCCTTTTTCATTGAGCTAGGTACAAAAATACGGTCATGATAACATAGTATTCCTTGTAAATTGGTGACGAAATTGGTATCCGTACGGAGTTTTGAAACTTCTTGGTCCAATTCTTGATTTTGCTTAATTCTGGTATGAAATTCAGGTTCAATTCTCAATCCGGCCAAGTGCCCACGAGAATGGATGTGTACCCATTCTCTTTCTTCTTTCATTCCTAAACAAGCCATGCTAATCTTTctacttaaagcatcagccactacATTATCTTTACCTGATTGATAAAGAATGGAACAATCGTAATCTTCCAAAAAttcaatccatcttctttgcctcatgttcagctctttttgagtaaataaatacttcaggcttttgtggtctgtataaatatcaaaagtggaaccgtacaagtagtgtctccatttTGCTAATGCAAACACTATTGctcctaattccagatcatgagtgggataatttaattcgtgattatttaattttctagaTGCATATGCAATAACTTTATCGTTTTGCATTAATACACATCCAAAGCCTTCTTTTGAGGCATCTGTGTAAACCACAAATCCTTTTGTCCCTTCTGGTAAAGTTAATACAGGTGCACTGGTAAGCATTTCTTTTAATTTGCAAAAACTTTTCTCACACTCATCATTCCATAAGAAAGGGTTGTCTTTGCGAGTTAGCTGTGTCAGGGGAACAACAATTTTcgcaaaatctttaatgaatcttcggtagtatcctgctaagCCGAGAAAACTTCTAATTTCTGTGATGTTAATTGGTTGTTTCCAACGAGATATGGCTTCTATTTTTGCAAGATCTAGTTCTAGTCCTTTATTAGAGATAAAGTGGCCAAGAAATGACACTTTTtctagccaaaattcacacttactgaatttggcatacaactgatgctctttcaaatttttgagAATCAATCGTAAATGTTGAGCATGTTCCTCATGACTTcttgaaaatatcaaaatgtcatctatgaatatAACAACAAATTTGTCCAAAAATGGTTGAAATATTCGATGCATCATATCCATGAAAGCTGCAGGAGCGTTGGTTAATCCGAATGGCATTACcacaaactcatagtgtccataacgGGTATTAAAAGCCGTTTTGGAGATGTCATCCTCCTTAATTCTCAATTGGTAATATCCTTGTCGCAAATCAAGTTTTGAATATACTTGAGATCCTTGTAAAACATCAAACAGTTCTTCGATATGCGGGAGAAGATATTTGTTTTTGATGGTAACATTGTTAAgttctcgataatcaatgcacatccTTATaattccatctttctttttgacaaatgATACAGGAGCACCCCATTGCGAGGTACTAGGTCGGACGTATTTCTTGTCCATGAGCTCTTGTAATTGAAGttttaattcttttaattctaaaggtgccattcggtatggagTTTTAGATCTGGGTTGTGCTCCAGATATTAGATCAATGGAAAATTCTACGTCTCTCTGAGGAGGTAAGTATTGATCTCTTCAGGAAAAACCTCTGGAAATTCTTGTACAACTGAGATTTCTGATATCTTGAGTTGATCTTTTggcttatttatcaaataagctATAATTCCTTTTCCGTTGTCTTTTAGTATAGCCCTAGCTTCTGCGGTTGATACTATTTCCATGGTATGGTTAGCTTTGGAAGTGATTGGATGAGAAGTTTGAAAATAAACTTCTTTTGTGTAGCAATTGAGTTGGGCTTGATGTCTATAtaaccagtccattccaagaataATATCATAGTTCTTGATAGGTAATTCAATCAAATCTGCTAgatattctttttcttggaaGTTTAAGGGTATAGTTTTTGTAGATGATGTCAGTAATCATTGTTTTCCCTAAAGGTGAGCTATTTTCGAAGCTATATGGTAGCTGCTCCGGTAACACTGGAAATTAATGCACAAAAACTTTTgagataaaagaatgagtagctccTGGATCAAATAAAGTTTTTGCAGAACTGGATAATATGGTAACAGTACCTTCTACGACTGCAGTGGGATCAACTTCCTCCTCTTGGTTTCCTAAGAGAGCATAGGCTCGAGCAGGTATCTTTGGCTTTGTTTTGGGTTGGGTCTTTTGCGTTCTTTTTGGACAATCTTGAATACGGTGTTGCTCACTTCTGCAAATAAGACATTTCCCACCTTTTCTCCAGCACTTTTCTTCTTCATGATTTGGTAGTCCACAATATCCACActttttattgttgttttttGGAACTTTTCCTTTGACGGCTTCTCCTTGCCTGATTGGTtgtgttttcttttcaaattttcttttccGGTTATTATCTTCAAAAGGGTCGGGCTTCctgattttcttttcttcttcctcCTTTTTAAGAAGTGTCTTGATTTCTTCTTCCACTCGTAGGGCTTGATTAACAGCAGAAACATAATTGGTAACTCTGTGGACAGTGTTGCCCAACGAATATCGAGTTTTAACCCTTGAacaaattttttcatttttcttaccTCATCTTCCATGTAGTGTGATGCATAATGTATAATACGGTGGAATTCTGCCTCATATTGAGCTACGGTCATGTCACCTTGGACTAAATCCATAAATTCATGTTCTCAGGTATTTAATATAACTTGAGTTATATATTTACCTTCGAACTCTTGCAGAAAATTTTCCCACGTTTTTGGGGTGTGATTCTTTGTCCACCTATGTTCCACTGTACGCCACTAGTTATGAGGTGCTTCTTCAAATAAGTAAGTGGAAAATTCACCTTTTGTTCTTCAGAATAATCGAGaatagataatattttattaattttgctTAACCAAGATTCTGCTTGATAAGCATCTGGTTTTCCTTCAAACTTTGGCGGCTtgaatctcaaaaatctctcaagagCTTGATCATTTGCCTCAATGTGATGTTCTTGAGCTTGATCATGAGGTCGTGGTTGATT
This Primulina eburnea isolate SZY01 chromosome 2, ASM2296580v1, whole genome shotgun sequence DNA region includes the following protein-coding sequences:
- the LOC140824124 gene encoding uncharacterized protein, translated to MTSSQNSTQARIGQDIPPQDDHNSATGGNSRNAQHNPPEEQNMQNMFEIMHQFVQFCQQNQPRPHDQAQEHHLETNDRALERFLRFKPPKFEGKSDACQAESWLSKINKIFSILKYPEEQKVNFSTYLFEEAAHNWWRTVEHRWTKNHTPKTWENFLQEFEGKYITQVILNTREREFMDLVQGDMTVAQYEAEFHRLIHYAPHYMEDEVRKRKKFVQGLKLDIRWATLSTEVTSYVSAVNQALRVEEDIKTLLKKEEEEKKIRKPNFFEDNRKRKFEKKTQQVGQGEAVKGKVPRNNNKKCGYCGLPNHEEEKCWRKSGKCLICGSEQHRIQDCPKRTQKTQPTTKSKIPARAYALLGNQEEEVDPTAVVEGTVTILSSSAKTLFDPGATHSFISKVFAHKLPLLFEQLPYSFEISSPLGTTMITDIVYRNCPLNFQEQEYLADLIELPIKSYDIILGMDWLFRHQAQLNCYTKEVYLQTSHPIISKANHTMGIVSTTEARAILKDNGQGFLAYLINKPKDQLKISEISVVQEFPEVFPEEINTLPPQRDVEFSIDLIPGAQPRSKTPYRMAPSELKELKLQLQELMDKKYVRPSTSPWGAPKGLEVDPAKIEAISRWKQPINITEIRSFLGLAGYYRRFIKDFAKIAVPLTQLTRKDNPFLWNDECEKSFCKLKEMLTSAPVLALPEGTEGFVVYTDASKEGFGCVLMQNDKVIAYASRKLKNHELNYPTHDLELGAIVFALAKWRHYLYGKANVVADALSRKISMACLGMKEEREWVHIHSRGHLAGLRIEPEFHTRIKQNQESDQEVSKLRTDTNFVTNSQGILCYHDRICVPSSMKKEIMEKSHQSRISIHPGGSKMYQEIKKHFWWKGMKRDVANFISQCLSCQMIKAEHQKPAGLLQPLPIPEWKWDQITMDFVTGLPQLPGGFNSIWVIVDRLTKSAHFIPISHKYGVEKLAELYQKEIIRLHGIPTTIVSDRDPKFTSRLWKKLQECLGTKLNFSTAAHPQTDGQSERTIQILEDMLRACTLDFGANWGKHLPLVEFSYNNSYQSSIKMAPYEALYGRKCRSPLNWDMDEWRGTKNGQERAIRPDIIQEAIDKIQLISITKKRNQAYWKEGKVTSSIVGPFEVIERIGTVAYRLSLPENISGIHNVFHVSQLRKCKVDSAQLIDHQQIDLEDNLTYEEKPVKILDQRIKELRGRPIQLVKVLWKNHNIEEATWETEKDMRYQYPHLFQ